The Daucus carota subsp. sativus chromosome 9, DH1 v3.0, whole genome shotgun sequence genome window below encodes:
- the LOC108201820 gene encoding probable serine/threonine-protein kinase PBL11 has product MTDRNDANCNEQYWLNEINILGRLCHPNLVKLIGYCLKKKHRLLVYHGFMPQRSLRDYLSKRVSYFQPLSWNLRLSIALGAAKALAYLHSPEAYVVHGDIHTGNILIDSKFNAKLSGFEFAKDGPEPERTHVSATTIRGTNSYMAPEYVETGHQSMKSDIFSFGGVLVEILTGKSVFEILKHEHDPVTNVSDADHTSKQALLTGQHDLYITSEFQIMDVIDADIQGQYTVDAALRVSSLTLKCLSLNPKSRPDANQVVNVLEQL; this is encoded by the exons ATGACAGATCGCAATGATGCCAACTGTAACGAGCAGTACTGGCTG AATGAAATCAATATTCTGGGGAGACTTTGTCATCCTAATCTTGTGAAATTGATAGGCTACTGCTTAAAGAAGAAGCATCGACTTCTTGTATATCATGGCTTCATGCCTCAGAGAAGCTTAAGAGACTATTTATCTAAGA GGGTTTCTTACTTTCAACCACTCTCCTGGAATCTTCGTCTAAGTATTGCTCTTGGTGCAGCAAAGGCTCTTGCATATCTTCACAGTCCAGAAGCATATGTTGTTCACGGTGATATCCACACAGGAAATATACTAATTGATTCC AAATTTAACGCAAAGCTCTCAGGTTTTGAGTTTGCAAAAGACGGACCAGAACCTGAAAGAACCCATGTCTCTGCTACAACTATTCGGGGAACAAATAGTTACATGGCTCCAGAATATGTTGAAACAG GTCATCAATCAATGAAAAGCGATATATTCAGCTTTGGAGGTGTTCTGGTGGAAATTTTGACAGGAAAATCTGTATTCGAGATTCTTAAACACGAACATGATCCTGTTACCAATGTGAGTGACGCTGATCATACGAGCAAGCAGGCCCTTCTAACAGGGCAACATGACCTGTACATTACCAGTGAGTTTCAAATTATGGATGTCATAGATGCAGACATCCAAGGTCAATATACAGTGGATGCAGCACTGAGAGTTTCTTCCCTCACTCTTAAATGCCTTTCTCTGAATCCAAAATCAAGACCTGATGCAAACCAAGTTGTAAATGTACTAGAGCAACTCTAA